The following are encoded in a window of Deinococcota bacterium genomic DNA:
- a CDS encoding tRNA pseudouridine(13) synthase TruD encodes MPTEPMPLAPPAEDLPEDLLEDLSRFRFSWAALPAVSAELPGSGGRIRAEPGDFRVSEVPLYEPSGGGSHAYALVEKEGLTTRDLVLALRQAGVPEKNVGVAGLKDKWAVTRQWLSVPNASAAALDALESLAGVTVLARSRHKNKLGIGHLRGNLFTVRVRGAGADAAARAEATLARLNEVGLPNYFGPQRFGRFGTNAVDGLRLLRGERVTGDHRLKRFFLSALQSQVFNHLLALRLERGLYHRLVSGDWARKHDTGGTFLVEDAGAESPRAERLEVSATLPLYGKKVKESPGEAGEVERAALAHFGLRPEDFRSRHGDRRLSRVRLAELSLSPHEDGYTVRFFLPKGSFATSLLRELMKVDIDVLADVDS; translated from the coding sequence ATGCCGACTGAGCCAATGCCTTTAGCGCCTCCAGCCGAGGACCTGCCTGAAGACCTGCTTGAAGACCTGTCGCGCTTTCGCTTCAGTTGGGCCGCGCTGCCCGCCGTGAGCGCGGAGCTGCCGGGCAGCGGCGGACGCATCCGCGCGGAGCCGGGGGACTTCCGGGTGAGCGAGGTGCCCCTTTATGAACCGAGCGGCGGCGGCTCGCACGCCTACGCCCTGGTCGAGAAGGAGGGGCTGACGACGCGGGACTTGGTGCTGGCCCTCAGGCAGGCCGGCGTTCCCGAAAAGAACGTCGGCGTGGCCGGTCTCAAGGACAAGTGGGCGGTGACCCGGCAGTGGCTGAGCGTGCCCAACGCCAGCGCGGCGGCCCTGGACGCGCTCGAGTCCTTGGCCGGCGTGACGGTCCTGGCGCGCTCGCGTCACAAGAACAAGCTGGGCATCGGCCACCTGCGCGGCAACCTCTTTACGGTGCGGGTGCGCGGCGCCGGGGCGGACGCCGCCGCGCGCGCCGAGGCCACGCTGGCGCGCCTCAACGAGGTGGGCCTGCCCAACTACTTCGGGCCGCAGCGCTTCGGCCGCTTCGGCACCAACGCCGTCGACGGCCTGCGCCTCCTGCGCGGCGAGCGGGTGACGGGCGACCACCGCCTGAAGCGCTTTTTCCTCTCCGCCCTGCAGTCGCAGGTCTTCAACCACCTCCTGGCCCTGCGCCTGGAGCGCGGGCTCTACCACCGCCTGGTGAGCGGTGACTGGGCCCGCAAGCACGACACCGGCGGGACCTTTTTGGTCGAAGACGCCGGCGCCGAGAGTCCCCGGGCCGAGCGCCTCGAGGTCAGCGCCACCCTCCCGCTCTACGGCAAGAAGGTGAAGGAGAGTCCCGGCGAGGCGGGTGAGGTGGAGCGGGCGGCGCTCGCGCACTTCGGCCTGCGCCCGGAGGATTTTCGCTCTCGGCACGGCGACCGGCGCCTCTCCCGGGTGAGGCTTGCGGAGCTGTCGCTCAGCCCGCACGAGGACGGCTACACCGTCCGTTTTTTCCTGCCCAAGGGTTCCTTCGCGACGAGCCTGCTGCGCGAGCTCATGAAGGTGGACATCGACGTCTTGGCCGACGTCGACAGCTAA